In one window of Paenarthrobacter nicotinovorans DNA:
- a CDS encoding Lrp/AsnC family transcriptional regulator: MQELDATDRRILAALDDDPRVPIMVLAQKLHLARGTVQSRLERMTTSGALRANSSRVLPSALGRGVAAAVSAELDQSHLNEAIAALREIPEVLECHAPAGDTDLIIRVVAKSPDDLYRVSEEIRLCPGIVRTSTSMFLREVIPYRTTGLLLE, from the coding sequence TTGCAGGAACTCGACGCGACCGACCGCAGAATCCTCGCTGCGCTCGACGACGATCCCCGCGTTCCCATCATGGTCCTGGCCCAGAAGCTGCACCTCGCGCGAGGGACGGTCCAATCCCGCCTGGAACGCATGACAACCTCCGGCGCCCTGCGTGCCAACAGCAGCCGCGTCCTGCCATCCGCCCTGGGGCGTGGCGTGGCTGCGGCGGTCAGCGCAGAGCTCGACCAAAGCCACCTGAACGAGGCCATCGCGGCCTTGCGCGAAATCCCGGAAGTCCTGGAATGCCACGCACCCGCCGGCGATACCGACCTCATCATCAGGGTGGTGGCCAAGAGCCCCGACGACCTCTACCGGGTGTCGGAGGAAATCCGGCTGTGCCCCGGCATCGTCAGGACCTCCACCAGCATGTTCCTCCGTGAGGTGATTCCGTACCGGACAACGGGCCTGCTTCTGGAGTAG
- a CDS encoding ArsR/SmtB family transcription factor, with translation MTQDAPGQDALDKAFMALADPVRRAIVARLSRGDATVNELAEPFAISKQAVSKHIQVLEHAGLVTRSRDAQRRPVHLDAAALERLTAWIDQYRLIAESRFRRLDQLLATHTSPQEQAKKEELQ, from the coding sequence ATGACACAGGATGCTCCAGGCCAAGACGCCCTGGACAAGGCCTTCATGGCGCTGGCGGATCCGGTCCGGCGGGCCATCGTTGCCCGGCTTTCCCGGGGAGATGCCACTGTCAACGAGCTCGCGGAACCGTTCGCCATTTCCAAGCAGGCGGTTTCCAAGCACATCCAGGTCCTGGAACATGCAGGCCTGGTGACCCGCTCCCGGGATGCCCAGCGCAGGCCCGTCCACCTGGACGCCGCAGCACTGGAACGCCTGACGGCGTGGATTGATCAGTACCGCCTGATCGCCGAGTCCCGCTTCCGGCGGCTCGACCAGCTGCTCGCCACCCACACCTCCCCACAGGAACAAGCAAAGAAAGAGGAACTGCAATGA
- a CDS encoding Lrp/AsnC family transcriptional regulator: MIDGIDRSILRHLKEDGRMTATALASKVGLTVAPCHRRLRDLEATGVIRGYRADIDPAAVGLGFEAIVFVTLRQVDRGTMAAFEARVTASPNIVEAQRLFGSPDYLLKVIAADLPAYQRFYDDELAALPAVERLTSTLVMKNLKTNIGPPV, from the coding sequence GTGATTGACGGTATCGATAGAAGTATTTTGCGCCACCTCAAAGAGGATGGGCGGATGACGGCCACAGCGCTGGCTTCCAAAGTCGGTTTAACCGTCGCTCCTTGCCATCGAAGGCTCCGCGACCTGGAAGCGACAGGGGTCATCCGCGGATACCGCGCGGACATCGACCCCGCCGCCGTGGGGCTTGGTTTCGAAGCGATCGTCTTCGTGACTTTGCGCCAAGTGGACCGGGGAACGATGGCCGCCTTCGAGGCCAGGGTCACCGCCAGCCCCAACATCGTGGAGGCCCAGCGCCTGTTTGGTTCGCCCGATTACCTGTTGAAGGTCATTGCCGCGGACCTGCCCGCTTATCAGCGTTTCTACGACGACGAGCTTGCGGCCCTTCCAGCGGTTGAACGGCTGACGTCAACGTTGGTCATGAAGAACCTGAAGACCAACATCGGGCCGCCGGTTTAG
- a CDS encoding aminopeptidase P family protein: MTITENESVNDVAKLERTKVLHNGGKVSLTFSDAEFERRLAGLRRIMAEKDLDAVVLTSYHSIKYYSDFLFTYFGRSYGMVVTKDDTVTITANIDAGMPWRRSYGDNLVYTDWRRDNYIHAIQEVLRTRGINPRRIGVEDDSLPLDNRNKIQAAFSGATLVDVAQAAMRQRMIKSDEEIAVIKHGARIGDLGGEAIRNAITAGITEYEVALIGTEAMVHEIARTFPDSEIRDTWVWFQSGINTDGAHNWATTRKIQEHDILSLNCFPMTSGYYTALERTLFYGEPDARSLELWNINVEVHKRGLELIKPGAVCKDIAAELNEIYISHGLLANRTFGYGHSFGVLSHYYGREAGLELREDIDTVLEPGMVVSMEPMITVLDGQPGAGGYREHDILVVGEDGAENITKFPFGPEYNIIGA, translated from the coding sequence ATGACCATCACCGAAAACGAGTCCGTCAACGATGTCGCAAAACTCGAGCGCACCAAGGTCCTTCACAACGGCGGAAAGGTTTCGCTGACCTTCTCCGACGCTGAGTTCGAACGCCGCCTCGCCGGCCTTCGCAGGATTATGGCCGAGAAGGACCTCGACGCCGTCGTCCTCACCAGCTACCACTCCATCAAGTACTACTCCGACTTCCTCTTCACCTACTTCGGCCGGTCCTACGGCATGGTGGTCACCAAGGATGACACGGTCACCATTACGGCCAATATCGACGCCGGTATGCCTTGGCGCCGCAGCTACGGCGACAACCTCGTGTACACGGACTGGCGCCGCGACAACTACATTCATGCCATCCAGGAAGTCCTGCGGACCCGCGGCATCAACCCGCGCCGCATCGGCGTCGAGGATGACTCGCTGCCCTTGGACAACCGGAACAAGATCCAGGCCGCGTTCTCCGGCGCGACGCTGGTGGACGTTGCGCAGGCGGCCATGCGCCAGCGCATGATCAAGTCCGACGAAGAGATCGCTGTCATCAAACACGGCGCGCGCATCGGCGACCTGGGCGGCGAAGCCATCCGCAACGCGATCACTGCGGGTATCACGGAGTACGAGGTTGCCCTGATCGGCACCGAGGCCATGGTCCACGAGATTGCCCGGACCTTCCCGGACTCGGAAATCCGCGATACTTGGGTGTGGTTCCAGTCGGGCATCAACACCGACGGCGCCCACAACTGGGCCACCACCCGCAAGATCCAGGAACACGACATCCTGTCCCTGAACTGCTTCCCGATGACCAGCGGCTACTACACCGCCCTGGAGCGCACCCTGTTCTACGGCGAACCGGATGCCCGCTCACTGGAACTGTGGAACATCAACGTTGAGGTCCACAAGCGCGGACTGGAACTCATCAAGCCGGGCGCTGTCTGCAAGGACATCGCTGCGGAGCTCAACGAGATCTACATCAGCCACGGCCTCCTGGCGAACCGGACCTTCGGCTACGGCCACTCGTTCGGTGTGCTCAGCCACTACTACGGACGAGAAGCCGGTCTTGAACTGCGAGAGGACATCGACACGGTCCTCGAGCCCGGCATGGTGGTTTCGATGGAGCCCATGATCACTGTGCTGGACGGCCAGCCGGGTGCCGGCGGATACCGGGAACACGACATCCTGGTGGTCGGCGAGGACGGTGCGGAGAACATCACCAAGTTCCCGTTCGGCCCCGAGTACAACATTATCGGAGCCTAG
- a CDS encoding DUF4383 domain-containing protein, translated as MTTASHPAEHHHMMGLTLRNTAMGVGIVFLLVGVLGFIPGITTNYGAMTFAGHESGAMLLGVFQVSILHNIVHLLFGAAGLAMARNDRMARLFLLGGGAVYIVLWIYGLVINQETGANFVPFNTADNWLHLILGVAMIGLGAWLGRDVMDETSATRRKM; from the coding sequence ATGACCACCGCTTCGCACCCCGCCGAACACCACCACATGATGGGGTTGACACTTCGCAACACCGCCATGGGCGTTGGCATTGTATTTCTGCTGGTAGGCGTCCTGGGCTTCATCCCGGGAATCACCACCAATTACGGCGCCATGACCTTTGCGGGACATGAATCCGGCGCCATGCTGCTTGGAGTCTTCCAAGTGTCCATACTCCACAACATCGTTCACCTGCTGTTCGGCGCGGCCGGACTGGCCATGGCAAGGAACGACCGCATGGCCCGCCTGTTCCTCCTGGGCGGCGGTGCTGTGTACATCGTTCTTTGGATCTACGGCCTGGTCATCAACCAGGAAACGGGCGCCAACTTTGTCCCGTTCAACACGGCCGATAACTGGCTCCACCTGATCCTTGGCGTTGCCATGATCGGCCTTGGTGCATGGCTCGGCAGGGACGTCATGGACGAAACCAGCGCTACGCGAAGGAAGATGTAA
- a CDS encoding IclR family transcriptional regulator, with the protein MTPTETSETPDGNNGNGDSKSTSVIVNAIAVLRSFTADEPLLGVTEIAGRIGLHKSTVSRILATLEQENLVERDVDSRRFRLGLGMIAMAGPLLAELEERRVAYPVLRELTERTGETSALMVWNGVESMCVEQIPSRHQVKHLAPLGARYNEALSSSVQVFLANEDKDRVRNLLRSGSITLPGLDEASVESYLARLEEAAQRGWAANFGETSIEEVGVASPVYDHRGDIVASVLIPAPKFRVSQDTLGSLGEACAAAAAKVTSRLGGRSPR; encoded by the coding sequence ATGACTCCCACGGAAACCAGCGAGACTCCTGACGGCAACAACGGTAACGGCGACAGCAAGAGCACGTCCGTCATCGTCAACGCCATCGCGGTGCTGAGGAGCTTTACTGCAGACGAGCCGCTCCTGGGGGTCACCGAAATCGCGGGCCGGATCGGCCTGCACAAGAGTACGGTTTCTCGCATCCTGGCCACGCTTGAGCAGGAAAACCTGGTAGAGCGCGACGTCGATTCTCGCAGGTTCCGCTTGGGGTTGGGGATGATCGCGATGGCGGGCCCCCTCCTGGCGGAACTCGAAGAGCGACGCGTGGCCTACCCCGTCCTGCGGGAGTTGACCGAACGCACGGGCGAGACGAGCGCCCTCATGGTGTGGAACGGCGTCGAGTCCATGTGCGTGGAGCAGATCCCCAGCCGCCACCAGGTGAAACACCTGGCCCCGCTCGGAGCCCGCTACAACGAGGCGTTGAGTTCATCGGTGCAGGTGTTCCTTGCCAACGAAGACAAGGACAGGGTGCGGAACCTGCTGCGCAGTGGTTCCATCACCCTGCCGGGCCTGGACGAAGCTTCTGTGGAAAGTTACCTGGCTCGGCTTGAAGAAGCCGCTCAACGGGGCTGGGCCGCCAACTTCGGCGAAACCTCCATTGAAGAGGTCGGGGTTGCTTCGCCGGTCTACGACCACAGGGGCGACATCGTGGCCTCCGTCTTGATTCCTGCCCCCAAATTCCGGGTCTCACAGGACACCCTGGGCAGCCTCGGCGAAGCCTGCGCCGCAGCGGCGGCCAAGGTCACCTCACGCCTGGGTGGCCGCTCCCCGCGGTAG
- a CDS encoding IS30 family transposase has product MVKLFPKAARTEFLDLVCAGMPVRTAARRVGAVHATGHNWWVQSGLMMTVNRGATGGLADPAPSVGGPGRALGLEERGMIQMGVRMGLSYAKIGALIGRDKSVVWREVKRHTSADGKYYASVAHAKAHQDRRRPKPFRLAKDEGLCRLVGVWMDDGWSPKLISSMLAYYFGDDQTMQVSHETIYQALYVQTRGNLRADLAEKLSLKRKQRIPHGTDRRANSPYKEAFKISQRPAEVQDRAVPGHWEGDLIIGANGTAIGTLVERSTRFTILLHLPGDHTAETVAAAMIREMASLPDHLRRSITWDRGTELADYAKIQTALDTTMYFCDPHSPWQRGTNENTNRLLRFWFEKGTDFSVHTPEDIRLVAAKLNRRPRPTLNLETPANRLNQLLQAA; this is encoded by the coding sequence ATGGTCAAGTTGTTCCCCAAGGCTGCGCGTACTGAGTTTCTTGATTTGGTGTGTGCGGGGATGCCTGTTCGTACTGCTGCCCGGCGTGTCGGGGCGGTGCACGCTACCGGGCACAATTGGTGGGTTCAGTCTGGCCTAATGATGACCGTGAACCGGGGTGCTACCGGAGGTCTTGCCGATCCTGCTCCTTCAGTCGGGGGCCCTGGCCGTGCGTTGGGTCTGGAAGAGCGAGGCATGATCCAGATGGGTGTGCGGATGGGCCTCAGTTACGCGAAGATCGGCGCATTGATCGGGCGGGATAAGTCCGTAGTTTGGCGGGAGGTCAAACGCCACACGAGCGCGGACGGGAAGTACTACGCCTCGGTCGCTCACGCCAAAGCGCATCAGGACAGGCGCCGTCCCAAACCCTTCAGGCTGGCCAAGGACGAGGGTTTGTGCCGGCTGGTCGGCGTCTGGATGGATGACGGGTGGAGTCCGAAGCTGATCTCCTCGATGTTGGCGTATTACTTCGGTGACGATCAGACTATGCAGGTGAGCCACGAGACGATCTACCAGGCCCTTTACGTCCAAACCCGCGGGAACCTGCGGGCGGACCTGGCCGAAAAGCTCAGCCTGAAACGCAAACAACGCATCCCCCACGGCACTGACCGGCGCGCCAACAGCCCCTATAAAGAGGCCTTCAAGATCAGCCAACGTCCCGCCGAGGTCCAGGACCGGGCAGTGCCCGGGCATTGGGAAGGTGACCTCATCATCGGCGCCAACGGGACAGCGATCGGAACCTTGGTGGAACGCTCAACCCGGTTCACGATCCTGCTGCACCTGCCAGGGGACCACACCGCGGAAACCGTTGCCGCCGCGATGATCCGGGAGATGGCCTCCCTCCCGGATCACCTGCGCCGGTCGATCACCTGGGACCGCGGCACCGAACTGGCCGACTACGCAAAAATCCAGACCGCTCTCGATACGACGATGTACTTCTGCGACCCGCACTCGCCCTGGCAGCGCGGCACCAACGAAAACACCAACCGGCTCCTGCGGTTCTGGTTCGAGAAAGGCACTGACTTTTCAGTGCACACCCCCGAGGACATCCGCCTGGTCGCAGCGAAACTCAACCGCCGCCCCAGACCAACACTGAACCTCGAGACCCCAGCCAACCGGCTAAACCAGCTGCTACAAGCGGCCTAA
- a CDS encoding WXG100 family type VII secretion target, translated as MAGNFYGSDVAQLRQLAKELARNADSLTTLGQQLSGSITNSPWRGNDGDRFRHEWNSSHLRALQSAASGIKAASRSLLKNADEQAAASNGGAGGSGSGGAGGTGGSGGTGQELTDLLNGMTPEERAQYLRSDEFKKWALEHPQDAKAAMDAAADSGLIEKKSPEYSQFLSDYWNQQAMREMGIDPSTWDTSKGTEYNWETIKKVYDFYGQAFLSNPDLQWAGMANMIGPSFAGGFKDMAMLRDLAQQIADNPASDIPIPVLDQIEQLAGMTDAEIKFYETSMLDMNKEIFLDQARQHEAYMNGGIDEINRLRDSGAIDPETAKAWAQIDSGDPAQVKEGNTALLYREQNEIIADDYTAMRNHPGGEAVTYMVTLAGEPSIPGAKSYPEVFPYKFSVESPGPENLPFTNWDNPTQFRTDFTTGFPDGNIADAEQRWALIKQDTLPAYQDLLANNPQQARDIIGSDFNDRVEQYRPTNNIPGIMDRFLDGFDAEVHQ; from the coding sequence GTGGCGGGTAACTTCTATGGCTCAGACGTCGCACAGCTGCGTCAGCTGGCCAAGGAACTGGCCCGCAATGCGGACAGCCTCACCACCTTGGGACAACAGTTGTCGGGGTCCATCACCAACAGTCCCTGGCGGGGGAACGACGGCGACCGGTTCCGTCACGAATGGAACAGCTCGCACTTGCGGGCCCTCCAGAGCGCGGCTTCCGGCATCAAGGCCGCTTCCCGGAGCCTGTTGAAGAACGCCGACGAACAGGCCGCCGCGAGCAATGGCGGGGCCGGCGGATCCGGCTCCGGCGGCGCTGGCGGAACCGGCGGCTCCGGCGGAACCGGCCAGGAGCTCACGGATCTGCTGAACGGAATGACGCCCGAAGAGCGGGCACAGTACCTTCGAAGCGACGAATTCAAGAAGTGGGCGCTCGAACATCCCCAGGACGCCAAGGCCGCCATGGATGCCGCAGCCGACTCGGGCCTGATCGAGAAGAAATCGCCCGAGTACTCCCAGTTCCTCAGCGATTACTGGAACCAACAAGCCATGCGGGAGATGGGGATCGACCCGTCCACGTGGGACACCAGCAAGGGTACCGAGTACAACTGGGAAACCATCAAAAAGGTCTACGACTTCTACGGGCAGGCTTTCCTGTCCAACCCGGACCTTCAGTGGGCCGGCATGGCGAATATGATCGGCCCTTCCTTCGCCGGCGGGTTCAAGGACATGGCCATGCTCCGCGATCTGGCACAGCAGATTGCCGACAATCCGGCGTCGGACATCCCCATCCCGGTTCTCGACCAGATCGAGCAGCTTGCCGGCATGACCGACGCCGAGATCAAGTTCTACGAAACGTCCATGCTGGACATGAACAAAGAGATCTTCCTGGACCAGGCCCGGCAGCACGAGGCCTACATGAACGGTGGAATCGACGAAATCAACCGCCTCAGGGACTCTGGTGCGATCGACCCGGAAACTGCGAAAGCATGGGCCCAGATTGATTCCGGCGATCCCGCACAGGTCAAGGAAGGCAACACGGCCCTGTTGTACCGGGAGCAGAACGAGATCATCGCCGACGATTACACTGCCATGCGCAACCATCCGGGAGGGGAAGCCGTGACGTACATGGTCACCCTCGCCGGAGAGCCTTCGATTCCCGGCGCGAAAAGCTACCCGGAAGTCTTCCCCTACAAGTTCAGCGTGGAAAGCCCCGGCCCGGAGAACCTGCCCTTCACCAACTGGGACAACCCGACGCAGTTCCGGACGGACTTCACCACCGGCTTCCCGGACGGCAACATCGCCGACGCCGAGCAACGCTGGGCCCTCATCAAGCAGGACACCCTCCCCGCTTACCAGGACCTGCTGGCCAACAATCCCCAACAGGCCCGGGACATCATCGGTTCGGATTTCAACGACCGCGTTGAACAGTACAGGCCCACCAACAACATTCCGGGAATCATGGACCGCTTCCTGGACGGCTTCGATGCCGAGGTTCACCAATGA
- a CDS encoding glycoside hydrolase family 28 protein: protein MRSTRRKPEIRQSLGGLALAAVIGLGCVVAAGPPATAAPAGKADSPACSSSSIHLDSGNGRAPQNLCVPAQATGSDKTLLVWNKPDVYDDVVDYRVYMNNRALGTAEENARIFSPAQKYVDAFRAADKDGFHVRTVAHNFTVTGLSPRTSYQFSVTAVRKDGTESPASGPITVTTTPERHQVTITNPAYKAVGDGKTLNTKAIQKAIDTCRTPGCTVVVPAGTFKTGALFLHSDMTLELQEGARLLGSDQAEDYPLEKGYYLYPVPEPLPAEAEYRNYRRPPSLLNVLPDDNGRSTAGREPGAVASNVRIVGKGVVDGNGWKRTAEGSVVDEAGNELPQYAASSAGKVLDDGLLAADQFRRAKERPESLIGVINRPETLDDSVLYGQYRSSLMTFMGVKNLYIEGVTADNPAFHGVMILDTENSTVNGMRHTTFNANNGDGLEFGGANNGIVVNNFFDTGDDQVNFAAGQGKYGAQGRPSENVWIFNNYMRMGHGGVAVGSNTAAWVQRVLAEDNVMYKVETGGLRMKSTSDMAGGGRDFLFRDTAMACMGSSAFIMSLSYNQSPSGYVAAESATFKDVVIRNISVDGNNSPTCGMAVSDSKPVIDIQAGPSLGEGTATLSAFTFQDVVFRNANPANIKGLRDSTFDGVTFQSVRNNANPWRLDQYSTGNTFTDVHPMPAAR, encoded by the coding sequence ATGCGATCGACCCGAAGAAAACCGGAAATACGCCAAAGCCTGGGCGGCCTCGCGTTGGCAGCAGTGATCGGGTTGGGCTGTGTTGTGGCCGCAGGCCCGCCGGCCACTGCGGCTCCCGCAGGCAAAGCCGACAGCCCGGCATGTTCCAGCTCCAGCATCCACCTTGATTCAGGCAACGGCAGGGCCCCACAAAACCTCTGTGTCCCGGCGCAAGCCACCGGCAGTGACAAGACGTTGCTGGTGTGGAACAAGCCGGACGTTTACGACGACGTCGTGGACTACCGCGTCTACATGAACAACAGGGCGCTGGGAACCGCGGAGGAGAATGCGCGGATCTTTTCACCGGCCCAGAAATACGTGGACGCGTTCCGGGCCGCCGACAAGGATGGATTCCACGTCCGGACTGTGGCCCACAACTTCACGGTGACCGGCTTGTCGCCGCGCACCAGCTACCAGTTCAGCGTGACCGCTGTGAGGAAAGACGGAACCGAGTCTCCGGCGAGTGGGCCAATCACCGTCACCACCACGCCCGAACGGCACCAAGTCACCATCACCAATCCCGCGTACAAGGCTGTGGGCGATGGAAAGACCCTCAACACCAAGGCAATCCAGAAGGCCATCGATACCTGTAGAACACCGGGCTGCACCGTGGTGGTTCCTGCAGGTACCTTCAAAACGGGGGCACTTTTCCTGCACTCGGACATGACCCTGGAACTCCAGGAGGGCGCACGCCTGCTCGGCTCCGACCAGGCGGAGGACTACCCCTTGGAGAAGGGCTATTACCTCTACCCGGTACCTGAGCCCCTCCCCGCCGAGGCCGAATACCGGAACTACCGTCGGCCGCCGTCGCTCCTTAATGTCCTTCCGGACGACAACGGCCGCTCGACGGCGGGACGCGAACCTGGCGCTGTGGCCAGCAATGTCCGCATCGTCGGTAAAGGCGTGGTGGACGGAAACGGGTGGAAGCGCACTGCCGAGGGGTCGGTAGTGGATGAGGCGGGGAACGAACTTCCGCAATACGCGGCAAGCTCCGCCGGCAAGGTCCTGGACGATGGCTTGTTGGCGGCTGACCAGTTCCGCAGGGCCAAGGAGCGCCCGGAATCCCTCATCGGGGTGATCAACAGGCCGGAAACCCTGGATGACTCCGTACTGTACGGCCAATACCGCTCCAGCTTGATGACCTTCATGGGAGTAAAAAACCTGTACATCGAGGGAGTCACAGCGGACAACCCCGCGTTCCACGGTGTGATGATCCTGGACACGGAAAACAGCACGGTGAACGGAATGCGGCACACCACGTTCAACGCCAACAACGGTGACGGTCTGGAGTTCGGCGGTGCAAACAATGGCATTGTCGTGAACAACTTCTTCGACACCGGAGACGACCAAGTCAACTTTGCGGCCGGGCAGGGCAAATACGGGGCGCAGGGCCGGCCGAGCGAGAACGTCTGGATCTTCAACAATTACATGCGCATGGGCCACGGGGGAGTCGCTGTCGGTTCCAACACGGCAGCCTGGGTGCAGCGGGTCCTCGCTGAGGACAACGTCATGTACAAAGTTGAAACCGGCGGCCTCCGGATGAAAAGTACCTCGGACATGGCCGGAGGCGGCCGGGACTTTCTCTTCCGCGACACCGCGATGGCCTGCATGGGCAGCAGTGCTTTCATCATGTCGCTCAGCTATAACCAGTCACCGTCCGGATATGTCGCCGCTGAATCGGCCACGTTCAAGGACGTGGTGATACGGAACATTTCCGTGGACGGCAACAACTCGCCCACCTGCGGCATGGCTGTATCCGACAGCAAACCGGTGATCGATATCCAGGCAGGGCCGTCCCTCGGCGAAGGAACGGCCACCCTCAGCGCCTTCACTTTCCAGGACGTGGTGTTCCGGAACGCCAACCCCGCCAACATCAAAGGCCTGCGGGACTCCACGTTTGACGGCGTGACGTTCCAGAGCGTGCGGAACAACGCCAATCCCTGGCGCCTGGACCAGTACTCCACGGGAAACACGTTCACGGATGTCCATCCCATGCCGGCGGCCCGGTAG
- the gluQRS gene encoding tRNA glutamyl-Q(34) synthetase GluQRS, whose product MTSAGRFAPSPSGELHVGNLRTAILAWLFAKSTGRDFLLRVEDLDRARSGAETGQLRDLRAIGITWDADVVRQTERAALYGAAIQRLTSEGRTYECFCTRREIQEAPSAPHAPQGAYPGTCRRLSHAEREIRRASRPASIRLRSGVGGWPVEDQLHGTFEGVVDDFVLRRNDGVTAYNLAVVVDDAAQGIDQVVRGDDLLPSTPRQAYLATLLGLPVPVYAHVPLVVNHDGVRLAKRDGAVTLDDLAAVGIPAARVRGLMLESLGLPGGALQDALAEFDPSRLPKEPWVWITPQV is encoded by the coding sequence ATGACTTCCGCAGGGCGATTTGCCCCCAGCCCGTCCGGCGAGCTGCACGTTGGCAACCTCCGCACGGCCATCCTGGCATGGTTGTTCGCGAAGTCCACTGGCCGTGATTTCCTGCTGCGCGTGGAAGATCTTGACCGTGCCAGGTCCGGCGCGGAAACCGGGCAGCTCCGTGATCTGCGGGCCATCGGCATCACGTGGGATGCGGATGTGGTGCGCCAGACTGAGCGCGCGGCACTTTACGGCGCTGCGATCCAGCGCCTGACGTCGGAGGGGCGCACCTACGAGTGTTTCTGCACCCGACGGGAGATCCAGGAAGCGCCTTCCGCCCCGCACGCTCCGCAGGGGGCTTACCCCGGGACGTGCCGGCGGTTGTCCCACGCCGAGCGGGAGATCAGGCGCGCCTCACGCCCGGCGTCGATCCGTCTGCGGTCCGGGGTTGGCGGGTGGCCTGTTGAGGACCAGTTGCACGGCACATTTGAGGGCGTGGTGGACGACTTTGTGCTGCGTCGCAATGACGGCGTCACTGCCTACAACCTGGCCGTGGTGGTGGACGACGCCGCCCAGGGAATCGACCAGGTGGTTCGCGGGGACGACCTCCTTCCCTCCACCCCGCGGCAGGCGTACTTGGCGACGCTGTTGGGCTTGCCGGTTCCCGTATATGCGCATGTTCCGTTGGTGGTGAACCACGACGGCGTCAGGCTGGCAAAGCGCGACGGTGCCGTAACGCTGGACGACCTCGCCGCCGTCGGGATCCCCGCCGCGCGCGTCCGCGGCCTAATGCTGGAATCGCTCGGCCTGCCCGGTGGAGCACTACAGGACGCCCTGGCGGAATTCGATCCGTCGAGGCTGCCCAAAGAGCCCTGGGTGTGGATAACTCCCCAGGTCTGA
- a CDS encoding SRPBCC family protein, translated as MSNETTITADDGVPFVDTVREFDAPVSAVFKAHVDPDLLAKWLGPRDAKLNVTKYDATTGGSWHYESGHGDEMFGFHGIFHTVDADELIIMTFEFDGAPNQVGISSTTFEEIDGRTRIVAHEVYPTVEARDMALATGMNYGVVEGYERLDELLAT; from the coding sequence ATGAGCAACGAAACCACCATCACCGCAGACGACGGCGTCCCCTTCGTCGATACCGTGCGGGAATTCGACGCCCCCGTCAGTGCGGTTTTCAAAGCCCACGTTGATCCGGACCTCCTGGCCAAGTGGCTGGGGCCTCGGGACGCCAAGCTGAACGTCACAAAGTACGACGCGACCACCGGCGGCAGCTGGCACTACGAAAGCGGACATGGCGACGAGATGTTTGGCTTCCACGGCATCTTCCACACAGTGGACGCGGATGAGCTGATCATCATGACGTTCGAATTCGATGGAGCCCCCAACCAGGTCGGCATTAGCAGCACCACCTTCGAGGAAATCGACGGCCGCACCCGGATCGTGGCGCACGAGGTCTACCCAACGGTTGAAGCGCGCGACATGGCCTTGGCGACCGGAATGAACTACGGAGTGGTGGAGGGGTATGAGCGCCTGGACGAACTGCTCGCCACCTAG
- a CDS encoding LysE family translocator, which produces MNPQLFLAFVLVAVTLACTPGVDWAYSISAGLRQRSFVPAVAGLCSGYVIHTLLMAAGLAALLAGVPGLLGWLTIAGAAYLLWLGIGTIRSWRGASFSAEDGVVNSGNQIRTFFQGMGTSGINPKGLLFFVALVPQFVSPDAALPVPVQSGLLGLTFVILAGMVYTAVALTSRKLLASRPGAARAVTLTSGIVMIGLGTVLLSEQVLPLVLHFQAF; this is translated from the coding sequence GTGAACCCGCAGCTGTTCCTCGCCTTCGTCCTCGTGGCAGTCACCCTGGCCTGCACACCGGGAGTCGACTGGGCGTACTCGATTTCGGCGGGCCTGCGTCAGCGCAGCTTCGTTCCCGCCGTCGCTGGCCTCTGCAGCGGTTACGTGATCCACACGCTCCTGATGGCTGCCGGACTCGCTGCCCTTCTGGCCGGCGTTCCCGGGCTCCTCGGGTGGCTGACCATCGCCGGTGCGGCCTACCTGCTGTGGCTTGGCATCGGCACCATCCGCTCGTGGCGAGGCGCAAGCTTCAGTGCGGAAGACGGCGTCGTGAATTCCGGAAACCAGATCCGCACGTTCTTCCAGGGCATGGGCACCAGCGGCATCAACCCCAAGGGGCTCCTGTTCTTCGTGGCCCTGGTGCCGCAGTTCGTCAGCCCGGATGCGGCGCTGCCCGTCCCGGTGCAGTCGGGCTTGCTGGGGTTGACCTTCGTGATCCTTGCAGGAATGGTCTACACCGCTGTGGCCCTGACCTCCAGGAAGCTGCTGGCCTCCCGGCCCGGCGCCGCACGGGCCGTCACCCTGACCAGCGGGATCGTCATGATCGGGCTGGGGACGGTGCTGTTGTCGGAGCAGGTTCTTCCACTCGTGCTGCACTTCCAGGCGTTCTAG